One Ictalurus punctatus breed USDA103 chromosome 10, Coco_2.0, whole genome shotgun sequence genomic region harbors:
- the tax1bp3 gene encoding tax1-binding protein 3 isoform X1 has protein sequence MSYIPGQPVTAVVVNSRRGLSLNDLQQRIEIHKLRDGDNLILGFSIGGGIDQDPSQNPFSEDKTDKGIYVTRVTKGGPAEVAGLMMGDKIMQVNGWDMTMVTHDQARKRLTKKNEDIVRLLVNRKSLEEVVRQSMMQH, from the exons ATGTCGTACATACCGGGACAACCTGTCACTGCTGTCGTG GTAAATTCTAGGCGTGGCTTGTCTCTAAATGACTTGCAG CAACGGATTGAAATTCATAAACTACGTGATGGGGATAATTTAATATTGGGCTTTAGCATTGGAGGGGGAATTGACCAAGATCCAAGTCAGAATCCATTCTCGGAGGAcaagacagacaag GGCATTTATGTCACAAGGGTAACAAAAGGAGGACCAGCAGAAGTTGCAGGTCTCATGATGGGGGATAAAATAATGCAG GTGAATGGCTGGGATATGACCATGGTGACCCATGACCAAGCACGGAAAAGACTAACTAAAAAGAACGAAGACATCGTCCGGCTACTGGTAAACAGAAAATCTCTGGAGGAGGTAGTCAGACAGTCCATGATGCAACACTAA
- the LOC108270573 gene encoding excitatory amino acid transporter 1: protein MSGAEVKMCKSCLRRNTFVLFTVAAVVVGIVLGFALRPQNLSMREIKYFSFPGELLMRMLQMLVLPLIVSSLVTGISSLDSRASGKMGAWAITYYTVTTIIAVFIGIVLVVIIKPGKGNRNSPMSSNASIESVQATDAFLDLIRNMFPPNLVEACFKQYKTFYKKTVFTKDITVLVNASHDTNATKFSQVGNYSAVLQTFQETVEEMIPVSGSSNGVNALGLVVFSMLFGLVIGNMKQKGQPLKEFFDCLNDAIMRLVAIIIWYAPIGILFLIAGKIIEMKDLAQIGGQLGMYTVCVIVGLLVHGLFILPLLFFLITWRNPYTFIGGLIQALVTALGTSSSSATLPITFRCLEENNHVDKRVTRFVLPVGATINMDGTALYEAVAAIFIAQVNDMDLNFGQILTISITATAASIGAAGIPQAGLVTMVIVLTSVGLPTEDITLIIAVDWFLDRLRTTTNVLGDCLGAGIVEHLSQQELQNLDCRTDIDNSEIEEHEKPYQLICQE, encoded by the exons ATGTCTGGAGCCGAGGTCAAGATGTGCAAGTCGTGCCTGCGCCGCAACACCTTTGTGCTCTTCACTGTGGCAGCAGTTGTAGTCG GAATCGTGTTGGGATTTGCTCTGCGACCTCAAAACTTATCCATGAGGGAAATCAAATATTTCTCTTTCCCTGGGGAGCTACTGATGAGGATGTTACAGATGCTAGTCCTTCCACTCATCGTGTCCAGTCTTGTTACAG GTATTTCTTCCTTGGATAGTAGAGCTTCTGGAAAGATGGGAGCATGGGCTATCACTTACTATACGGTGACCACGATCATTGCTGTGTTCATTGGTATTGTCTTGGTGGTCATCATAAAACCTGGAAAAGGCAACAGAAATAGTCCAATGTCCTCTAATGCCAGTATTGAATCAGTGCAAGCCACTGATGCCTTTCTTGATCTTATCAG AAATATGTTTCCGCCTAATTTAGTGGAAGCCTGTTTCAAACAG TACAAAACTTTTTACAAGAAAACTGTTTTCACCAAGGACATCACTGTTTTAGTCAATGCAAGTCATGACACCAATGCCACTAAGTTCAGCCAGGTGGGGAATTACAGTGCAGTCCTGCAGACCTTCCAGGAGACAGTGGAGGAGATGATTCCAGTCTCAGGCTCCTCTAATGGAGTGAATGCTCTGGGTCTGGTAGTGTTTTCTATGTTATTTGGCTTAGTGATTGGGAATATGAAGCAGAAGGGCCAGCCACTGAAGGAATTCTTTGATTGCCTCAATGATGCCATAATGCGCTTGGTAGCTATTATAATCTG GTACGCACCAATTGGGATCCTCTTTCTAATTGCTGGAAAGATCATTGAGATGAAAGACCTGGCACAGATTGGAGGACAGTTGGGCATGTACACAGTCTGTGTGATCGTTGGTTTACTCGTCCATGGTCTCTTCATTCTGCCCTTGCTCTTCTTCCTGATCACTTGGAGGAACCCCTACACATTTATTGGTGGTCTAATCCAAGCTTTGGTTACTGCCTTAGGAACATCTTCCAG TTCAGCCACCCTTCCCATCACCTTCCGTTGCTTAGAGGAAAACAACCATGTGGACAAACGTGTAACGCGGTTTGTTTTGCCTGTGGGAGCCACCATAAACATGGATGGTACAGCTCTTTATGAAGCAGTGGCTGCCATTTTCATAGCCCAGGTTAATGACATGGACCTGAACTTTGGACAAATACTTACCATCAG TATCACAGCAACTGCTGCCAGCATTGGAGCAGCAGGTATTCCTCAGGCTGGTCTGGTAACCATGGTGATTGTATTGACATCCGTGGGACTGCCCACCGAGGACATAACACTCATCATTGCTGTGGATTGGTTCTT GGATCGCCTCAGAACCACTACCAATGTGCTGGGAGACTGCTTGGGAGCTGGCATTGTGGAACATCTGTCACAACAGGAGCTGCAGAACCTGGACTGCAGAACCGATATTGACAATTCTGAGATTGAGGAGCACGAAAAGCCTTATCAGCTCATCTGCCAGGAATGA
- the nr2f6b gene encoding nuclear receptor subfamily 2 group F member 6b isoform X2, whose amino-acid sequence MAMVGGGWGNPNGSTNGLGEKGYLRGEEDESSPQAGNSDAEGGEDDKACVVDCVVCGDKSSGKHYGVFTCEGCKSFFKRSIRRNLSYTCRSNRECQIDQHHRNQCQYCRLKKCFRVGMRKEVQRGRIPPSHSGISPTTMVSAGGGGPGGPGMAGDFFNGQPAPELISQLLRAEPYPSSRYGAQCGQQLPGGHGSVMGIDSICELAARLLFSTIEWARNIPFFPDLPVSEQVALLRLSWSELFILNAAQSALPLHMAPLLAAAGFHASPMSAERVVSFMDQVRVFQDQVDKLTRLQVDSAEYSCLKAIALFSPDACGLTDPAHVESLQEKAQVALTEYERMQYPTQPQRFGRLLLRLPSLRAVPANLISQLFFMRLVGKTPIETLIRDMQLSGSSISWPYVPGQ is encoded by the exons ATGGCCATGGTGGGTGGGGGATGGGGTAACCCTAATGGGAGCACCAATGGCCTGGGGGAGAAGGGCTACCTACGGGGGGAGGAGGACGAGAGCTCTCCGCAGGCAGGGAACAGCGATGCCGAGGGCGGAGAGGATGACAAGGCCTGCGTGGTGGACTGTGTGGTGTGCGGCGACAAGTCCAGCGGCAAGCACTACGGCGTCTTCACCTGTGAGGGCTGCAAGAGCTTCTTCAAGAGGAGCATCCGTCGCAACCTGAGCTACACATGCAG ATCAAATCGAGAATGTCAGATTGATCAACATCATCGCAACCAGTGTCAATACTGCCGTCTGAAGAAATGCTTTCGTGTGGGCATGAGAAAAGAAG TCCAGCGTGGACGCATTCCTCCATCACACTCAGGTATCAGCCCAACCACTATGGTGTCGGCTGGTGGAGGTGGACCAGGAGGACCAGGCATGGCCGGTGACTTTTTCAATGGTCAGCCGGCACCCGAGCTTATCTCACAGCTCCTGAGAGCCGAACCGTACCCCAGCAGCCGCTACGGAGCTCAGTGTGGTCAACAGTTGCCTGGAGGCCACGGCTCCGTCATGGGAATCGACAGTATTTGTGAGTTGGCTGCCCGACTCCTCTTCAGCACCATTGAGTGGGCTCGGAACATTCCTTTCTTCCCTGACTTACCTGTCTCGGAGCAAGTGGCCCTGCTGCGCCTCAGCTGGAGCGAACTGTTCATCCTGAATGCAGCACAATCAGCCCTGCCTCTACACATGGCCCCCCTGCTGGCTGCTGCTGGCTTCCACGCTTCCCCGATGTCTGCTGAGCGTGTGGTATCCTTCATGGACCAGGTGCGAGTCTTCCAGGACCAGGTGGATAAGCTCACACGACTACAGGTGGACTCTGCTGAATATAGCTGCCTCAAAGCCATAGCCCTCTTTTCACCTG ATGCATGTGGACTGACAGACCCAGCCCACGTGGAGAGTCTGCAGGAGAAGGCTCAGGTGGCGCTGACTGAATACGAACGCATGCAGTATCCGACTCAACCACAGCGTTTCGGTCGCCTCCTTCTCCGTCTGCCCTCACTGAGAGCTGTCCCCGCAAACCTCATATCTCAGCTCTTCTTCATGCGACTGGTCGGCAAGACACCCATCGAGACACTCATTCGAGACATGCAGCTCTCTGGTAGCTCCATTAGCTGGCCTTACGTGCCTGGACAGTAG
- the nr2f6b gene encoding nuclear receptor subfamily 2 group F member 6b isoform X1, whose translation MAMVGGGWGNPNGSTNGLGEKGYLRGEEDESSPQAGNSDAEGGEDDKACVVDCVVCGDKSSGKHYGVFTCEGCKSFFKRSIRRNLSYTCRSNRECQIDQHHRNQCQYCRLKKCFRVGMRKEAVQRGRIPPSHSGISPTTMVSAGGGGPGGPGMAGDFFNGQPAPELISQLLRAEPYPSSRYGAQCGQQLPGGHGSVMGIDSICELAARLLFSTIEWARNIPFFPDLPVSEQVALLRLSWSELFILNAAQSALPLHMAPLLAAAGFHASPMSAERVVSFMDQVRVFQDQVDKLTRLQVDSAEYSCLKAIALFSPDACGLTDPAHVESLQEKAQVALTEYERMQYPTQPQRFGRLLLRLPSLRAVPANLISQLFFMRLVGKTPIETLIRDMQLSGSSISWPYVPGQ comes from the exons ATGGCCATGGTGGGTGGGGGATGGGGTAACCCTAATGGGAGCACCAATGGCCTGGGGGAGAAGGGCTACCTACGGGGGGAGGAGGACGAGAGCTCTCCGCAGGCAGGGAACAGCGATGCCGAGGGCGGAGAGGATGACAAGGCCTGCGTGGTGGACTGTGTGGTGTGCGGCGACAAGTCCAGCGGCAAGCACTACGGCGTCTTCACCTGTGAGGGCTGCAAGAGCTTCTTCAAGAGGAGCATCCGTCGCAACCTGAGCTACACATGCAG ATCAAATCGAGAATGTCAGATTGATCAACATCATCGCAACCAGTGTCAATACTGCCGTCTGAAGAAATGCTTTCGTGTGGGCATGAGAAAAGAAG CAGTCCAGCGTGGACGCATTCCTCCATCACACTCAGGTATCAGCCCAACCACTATGGTGTCGGCTGGTGGAGGTGGACCAGGAGGACCAGGCATGGCCGGTGACTTTTTCAATGGTCAGCCGGCACCCGAGCTTATCTCACAGCTCCTGAGAGCCGAACCGTACCCCAGCAGCCGCTACGGAGCTCAGTGTGGTCAACAGTTGCCTGGAGGCCACGGCTCCGTCATGGGAATCGACAGTATTTGTGAGTTGGCTGCCCGACTCCTCTTCAGCACCATTGAGTGGGCTCGGAACATTCCTTTCTTCCCTGACTTACCTGTCTCGGAGCAAGTGGCCCTGCTGCGCCTCAGCTGGAGCGAACTGTTCATCCTGAATGCAGCACAATCAGCCCTGCCTCTACACATGGCCCCCCTGCTGGCTGCTGCTGGCTTCCACGCTTCCCCGATGTCTGCTGAGCGTGTGGTATCCTTCATGGACCAGGTGCGAGTCTTCCAGGACCAGGTGGATAAGCTCACACGACTACAGGTGGACTCTGCTGAATATAGCTGCCTCAAAGCCATAGCCCTCTTTTCACCTG ATGCATGTGGACTGACAGACCCAGCCCACGTGGAGAGTCTGCAGGAGAAGGCTCAGGTGGCGCTGACTGAATACGAACGCATGCAGTATCCGACTCAACCACAGCGTTTCGGTCGCCTCCTTCTCCGTCTGCCCTCACTGAGAGCTGTCCCCGCAAACCTCATATCTCAGCTCTTCTTCATGCGACTGGTCGGCAAGACACCCATCGAGACACTCATTCGAGACATGCAGCTCTCTGGTAGCTCCATTAGCTGGCCTTACGTGCCTGGACAGTAG
- the tax1bp3 gene encoding tax1-binding protein 3 isoform X2 gives MSYIPGQPVTAVVQRIEIHKLRDGDNLILGFSIGGGIDQDPSQNPFSEDKTDKGIYVTRVTKGGPAEVAGLMMGDKIMQVNGWDMTMVTHDQARKRLTKKNEDIVRLLVNRKSLEEVVRQSMMQH, from the exons ATGTCGTACATACCGGGACAACCTGTCACTGCTGTCGTG CAACGGATTGAAATTCATAAACTACGTGATGGGGATAATTTAATATTGGGCTTTAGCATTGGAGGGGGAATTGACCAAGATCCAAGTCAGAATCCATTCTCGGAGGAcaagacagacaag GGCATTTATGTCACAAGGGTAACAAAAGGAGGACCAGCAGAAGTTGCAGGTCTCATGATGGGGGATAAAATAATGCAG GTGAATGGCTGGGATATGACCATGGTGACCCATGACCAAGCACGGAAAAGACTAACTAAAAAGAACGAAGACATCGTCCGGCTACTGGTAAACAGAAAATCTCTGGAGGAGGTAGTCAGACAGTCCATGATGCAACACTAA